A DNA window from Moorella thermoacetica contains the following coding sequences:
- a CDS encoding energy-coupling factor transporter transmembrane component T produces the protein MFERFFYQEKGLFLQSLHPMAAISYLGGLLVLALLFTNPLYLLGLLLVILLCINAVQGWAIWEIYFRLSLTIMVLVIIINPLVVRAGETIIWWGPQLPVFGRLTVSLEAICYGAAMSVRLLAIISVFCLYNLMVHPDKVLSVLARFASRSALVLSLATRMFPAMIRQLENIREVQAVRGVDFHAGKLRERLPRYAALMNILLLSSLEDSLKIAEAMQARAFGSGLRSCYRQDTWRPRDSLCLGGSLLALAAAVFGQVKGFSTFSFYPQLGYLIQGPMTVVVLIIILLALSVPVVLSWGWQRCPYFKAKI, from the coding sequence TTGTTCGAGCGATTTTTCTACCAGGAAAAAGGCCTCTTTTTACAGAGCCTGCACCCGATGGCAGCCATATCTTATCTGGGGGGGTTACTGGTACTGGCCCTGCTGTTCACTAATCCCCTATACCTTCTCGGCCTCTTGCTGGTCATTCTCCTTTGCATCAATGCTGTTCAGGGCTGGGCCATCTGGGAAATCTATTTCCGCCTCAGCCTTACTATAATGGTATTGGTTATCATCATTAACCCCCTGGTGGTTCGTGCCGGGGAGACCATTATCTGGTGGGGACCACAGCTGCCGGTTTTCGGCCGTTTAACCGTCTCGCTGGAAGCCATTTGTTACGGCGCCGCCATGAGCGTGCGGCTGTTAGCCATCATCAGCGTGTTTTGTCTTTATAATCTCATGGTTCACCCGGACAAGGTTTTAAGCGTGCTTGCACGTTTTGCTTCCCGGTCGGCCCTGGTACTGTCTCTGGCTACCAGGATGTTCCCGGCCATGATCAGGCAACTGGAAAACATCCGGGAAGTGCAGGCGGTAAGGGGCGTCGATTTTCACGCCGGGAAGTTGAGGGAAAGGCTACCCAGGTATGCTGCCCTGATGAACATCCTGCTCCTGTCTTCCCTGGAAGATTCTCTGAAGATAGCTGAGGCCATGCAGGCGCGGGCCTTTGGCAGCGGCCTGCGCTCCTGTTACCGGCAGGATACCTGGCGGCCACGGGACAGCCTTTGCCTGGGAGGGAGCCTCCTGGCCCTGGCTGCGGCCGTTTTTGGCCAGGTTAAAGGATTCAGCACCTTTAGTTTTTACCCGCAGCTTGGCTACTTGATTCAAGGCCCTATGACCGTTGTAGTTTTAATAATAATCCTTCTCGCTTTATCTGTTCCGGTGGTATTGAGCTGGGGGTGGCAGCGGTGCCCTTATTTCAAAGCGAAAATTTAA
- a CDS encoding DUF4430 domain-containing protein produces MQKKIGYLAAALVVLLALIGPAVSKQGISPGRQPGPDTTLSQSRAPSPGGSPAADGRPENTGDQKSSETQTPASITAGKQAGGSAVNGGANAAAPAGSPGVTPSSPQTGGAIASGVTGLAGNQANDKGAPAPPAAEGYQVHVAIVGMKGQLLFGPTTVTVNKNNRWGLTALGALEATGLKYSLAPGYGNFVQSIAGQANKGMCGWMYKVNDEAPMVAASEKKVNPGDKIIWWYSESINNAGPTWEGLKEAAP; encoded by the coding sequence GTGCAGAAAAAAATTGGCTACCTGGCTGCCGCCCTGGTTGTCTTGCTGGCTTTAATAGGGCCGGCAGTCTCCAAGCAGGGAATTTCCCCCGGCAGGCAACCCGGCCCCGATACTACCTTATCCCAGTCCCGGGCCCCTTCACCGGGAGGAAGTCCTGCCGCTGACGGCAGGCCGGAGAACACCGGTGATCAAAAATCATCTGAAACCCAAACGCCGGCGTCAATAACTGCCGGTAAGCAGGCAGGCGGCAGCGCCGTAAATGGCGGCGCCAACGCTGCGGCTCCTGCTGGTTCCCCCGGGGTTACTCCTTCCTCCCCCCAAACCGGGGGAGCGATTGCTTCCGGGGTCACCGGGCTGGCCGGCAACCAGGCTAACGACAAGGGCGCCCCGGCTCCCCCCGCTGCTGAGGGCTACCAGGTGCATGTAGCTATAGTTGGTATGAAGGGGCAGTTACTCTTTGGTCCCACTACGGTAACTGTAAATAAAAACAACAGATGGGGATTGACGGCCCTTGGCGCCCTGGAGGCCACCGGCCTTAAATATAGCCTCGCTCCCGGATACGGTAATTTTGTCCAGAGCATAGCTGGCCAGGCCAATAAAGGCATGTGCGGCTGGATGTACAAGGTCAACGACGAGGCACCCATGGTTGCAGCCAGCGAGAAAAAGGTTAATCCCGGGGATAAGATTATCTGGTGGTACAGCGAAAGCATTAACAATGCCGGTCCCACCTGGGAGGGATTAAAGGAGGCCGCGCCTTAA
- a CDS encoding S-layer homology domain-containing protein: MFLNGMKRRFLSLTVMISLLLGLLTTFIGPVWVEAGTVDYNGLAAKAIQFNQQAFYNGERLSAYDAYVLTLAGEDLAASDWVYNGKSLQQSILDAVYATIESPATAKTKDIAYELLAVKAWGYSDLARKLAAILADKQGPNDFDNNVYSDMPVFDALGRAGEFSVVNVIYAREYLLNTQCTTAGENYGAWGSTWGTDFYPDFMTTCQAIRALTYLPNAAGDQQIQAAITNGLAYLRKWQQPDGSVYTTQPWPDDPAVDTAELIVTLQRLDVDPATWKSAQGMTPVDYMVQLAPNSDGSFGTTKNALDATESLYAYLILEGRAGSVASPGLAITPATATVNVNGQRQFKAIMNYLNGTSSDVTRDAAWSVDNGNIAEVVNGLATGLQTGQTVVRATYNGLAATASLTVTESATSSTGGSGGCTVDIAVVGRNGELLYGPGAVTVSKDGRWGLTALGALEATGLPYEEAGGFVKSIAGQANSGMNGWMYKVNGSVPMVSASQEIVRDGDQVIWWYSMDLNSPGPTWDSLLKGSTPASPANTTPADLKEQNKKLPAALQAPDAALDAMGKINQLLELKEDAAEIAPLSEVKKAVVVTGSDKAMNRAEILALKKDLLQNKIDLAQEVSASAGAIISDPKAEIALSIPAGALTNDVEITVKKGAGGNAAPAPPPVGYQQISAVYNFGPDGTTFAVPVTLYLKFALPSLVKPENLALAWYDKTKVSWVAIPAVVDVSKGLILARINHFSDYAVFVKEARKAFLDVTPASFGWAQDTIETLAGAGIVAGVDGSHFEPGRAVTRAEFASLLVKALGLEGKAGEKNPFKDVKGDAWYAGAVTAAASNGLVKGYEDGTFRPDNVITREELAAMLVRTVNLPAGEEKLAFKDNDKVSTWARKSVAVAAAHGLVKGFEDGTFRPGDAASRAECAVMVYRVLVAE; encoded by the coding sequence ATGTTCTTAAATGGTATGAAGAGGCGATTCCTGTCCTTGACGGTAATGATAAGCCTGCTCCTCGGCCTCCTTACGACATTTATAGGCCCCGTCTGGGTGGAGGCAGGTACCGTAGATTATAATGGTCTGGCTGCTAAAGCCATTCAATTTAATCAACAAGCTTTCTATAACGGCGAAAGGTTAAGCGCCTACGACGCCTACGTCCTCACCCTCGCCGGTGAAGACCTGGCAGCCTCAGACTGGGTTTACAATGGTAAATCCTTACAGCAATCGATACTTGACGCCGTTTATGCAACTATTGAGAGTCCCGCTACTGCGAAGACAAAAGATATTGCCTATGAGCTCCTGGCGGTCAAGGCGTGGGGATATAGTGATCTGGCCAGGAAGTTGGCGGCCATTTTGGCCGATAAGCAGGGCCCAAACGACTTCGACAATAATGTTTACAGCGATATGCCGGTTTTTGATGCCCTGGGCCGGGCCGGAGAATTCAGTGTGGTCAATGTTATTTACGCGCGTGAATATCTCCTTAACACCCAATGTACTACGGCGGGTGAAAATTATGGCGCGTGGGGCAGTACGTGGGGCACGGATTTCTACCCGGACTTTATGACCACCTGCCAGGCCATCCGGGCATTGACCTATCTGCCCAATGCCGCCGGTGACCAGCAGATCCAGGCCGCCATCACTAACGGCCTGGCCTACCTCCGGAAGTGGCAGCAACCTGATGGAAGTGTCTATACTACACAGCCGTGGCCTGACGACCCTGCAGTCGACACCGCCGAGCTGATTGTCACTCTGCAAAGATTAGATGTGGATCCAGCCACCTGGAAAAGCGCCCAGGGGATGACGCCCGTTGACTATATGGTGCAGCTAGCCCCCAATAGCGACGGGAGTTTCGGCACTACGAAGAACGCCCTTGATGCCACGGAATCCCTTTATGCTTATTTAATTCTGGAAGGAAGGGCCGGTTCTGTAGCTTCTCCGGGGCTGGCCATAACCCCGGCAACAGCCACCGTGAACGTCAATGGCCAACGGCAGTTTAAGGCCATAATGAATTATTTGAACGGCACGAGCAGCGACGTGACCCGGGATGCCGCCTGGTCGGTGGACAACGGCAACATTGCTGAAGTTGTTAACGGCCTGGCAACCGGCCTTCAAACCGGGCAGACTGTAGTTAGGGCTACATATAACGGCCTGGCGGCGACGGCCAGTCTCACTGTAACAGAGTCCGCAACGTCATCTACAGGGGGGTCCGGCGGCTGTACCGTCGATATTGCCGTGGTAGGCCGGAACGGCGAGCTTCTCTACGGCCCCGGTGCGGTCACGGTGAGTAAAGACGGTAGGTGGGGCCTGACGGCCCTTGGCGCCCTGGAGGCCACCGGCCTCCCCTATGAAGAAGCCGGCGGCTTCGTTAAAAGCATAGCCGGGCAGGCCAACAGCGGCATGAACGGCTGGATGTATAAGGTAAACGGCAGCGTACCCATGGTGAGCGCTTCCCAGGAAATCGTCCGGGACGGCGACCAGGTGATCTGGTGGTACAGTATGGACCTGAATTCCCCCGGCCCGACCTGGGACAGCTTGCTGAAAGGCAGTACGCCCGCCTCACCGGCAAATACGACACCGGCCGACCTGAAGGAGCAGAATAAAAAACTTCCCGCAGCCCTGCAAGCTCCCGATGCTGCCCTGGATGCCATGGGAAAAATCAACCAGTTGCTGGAATTGAAAGAAGATGCAGCGGAAATCGCGCCTTTAAGCGAAGTCAAAAAAGCCGTAGTAGTTACTGGTAGCGATAAAGCAATGAACCGGGCCGAAATACTCGCTCTGAAAAAAGATCTGCTCCAAAATAAAATTGACCTGGCCCAGGAGGTCTCGGCTTCGGCGGGAGCCATTATTTCTGACCCTAAAGCTGAAATAGCATTATCTATTCCGGCCGGGGCCTTGACGAACGATGTAGAAATAACCGTCAAGAAAGGTGCCGGAGGTAATGCCGCCCCGGCTCCTCCGCCAGTAGGCTACCAGCAAATATCGGCAGTTTATAACTTTGGACCCGACGGCACTACTTTCGCCGTCCCGGTAACCTTATACCTGAAATTTGCCCTGCCGTCTCTTGTCAAACCGGAAAACCTGGCCCTGGCCTGGTACGATAAGACAAAAGTAAGTTGGGTAGCCATTCCGGCCGTGGTCGACGTATCTAAAGGCTTAATCCTGGCCCGGATAAACCACTTCTCCGACTATGCCGTATTTGTTAAGGAGGCCAGGAAGGCCTTTCTGGATGTAACTCCAGCCAGCTTCGGCTGGGCCCAGGATACCATTGAAACCCTAGCCGGGGCCGGCATTGTGGCCGGGGTGGATGGCAGCCACTTTGAGCCGGGCCGGGCGGTGACCAGGGCGGAATTTGCCAGCCTCCTGGTCAAGGCTCTGGGCCTGGAAGGGAAGGCAGGGGAGAAGAACCCATTTAAAGACGTAAAAGGAGATGCCTGGTACGCCGGGGCAGTTACTGCCGCCGCCAGCAACGGCCTGGTCAAAGGGTATGAGGATGGCACCTTCCGCCCGGATAACGTTATTACCCGCGAGGAATTGGCCGCTATGCTGGTCCGGACCGTGAATCTCCCTGCCGGCGAGGAAAAGCTGGCCTTTAAAGATAACGATAAAGTCTCTACCTGGGCCAGAAAGAGCGTGGCTGTAGCTGCCGCTCACGGGCTGGTTAAAGGCTTTGAAGATGGCACCTTCCGGCCGGGGGATGCGGCCAGCCGGGCCGAATGCGCGGTGATGGTTTACAGGGTGTTAGTAGCTGAGTAA
- a CDS encoding GerAB/ArcD/ProY family transporter: MIEKGRISLWQFFVLVTGYLIGTSTLIVPVGPAKQDAWISYLLAGTLGLGAAYCYTALARRFPRETPVQYATRVLGRWPGTFCNLIFLWYALYLAALVLRNVIELYKMAILPQTPMVLVAGIFAGLAAYAIRIGIEIPARLSELLIPFVIVAILVLTALAEAVPGLAHWEALLPVMERGPLPVLRGVYPAFVFPFGEAVFFLVILPFLTEPRRNFPPFALAVTVATLLTTLVLVRNLIVLGPSETARINFPSLIAIQMINIGDFLQRLEPVIIFVWSFTILLKLTVVYYVFTLGTAQVFGLRDYRPLVLPAGLLITFLAMSLYENFSQMLIFAGRAFPFYFLPAYLFYPALLLLVAKIRKIKG, from the coding sequence ATGATTGAAAAAGGTAGGATTTCTCTCTGGCAGTTTTTTGTGCTGGTTACCGGGTACCTTATTGGTACCTCTACCTTGATCGTCCCTGTCGGGCCGGCCAAACAGGACGCCTGGATATCTTACCTGCTGGCGGGAACCCTGGGACTGGGCGCGGCCTATTGCTATACAGCCTTAGCCCGGCGCTTCCCGCGGGAAACCCCGGTGCAGTATGCCACCAGGGTCCTGGGGCGCTGGCCGGGGACCTTTTGCAATCTTATTTTTCTCTGGTACGCCCTGTACTTGGCCGCCCTGGTGCTGCGTAACGTTATTGAATTATATAAGATGGCGATCTTGCCCCAGACGCCAATGGTTTTAGTCGCCGGAATTTTTGCCGGCCTGGCTGCCTACGCCATTCGCATAGGGATAGAAATCCCGGCGCGATTAAGCGAGCTCTTAATTCCTTTTGTTATTGTCGCCATTTTGGTTCTTACCGCCCTGGCGGAAGCTGTCCCGGGATTAGCCCACTGGGAAGCCCTCCTCCCGGTGATGGAAAGGGGGCCCCTGCCGGTCTTACGAGGGGTCTACCCGGCCTTTGTTTTTCCCTTCGGCGAAGCCGTCTTTTTTTTGGTCATTTTACCTTTTTTAACCGAACCCAGGAGAAACTTTCCCCCCTTCGCCCTGGCGGTAACCGTGGCAACATTGCTCACCACCCTGGTCCTGGTGCGTAACCTCATCGTCCTGGGTCCTTCCGAAACGGCGCGGATAAATTTCCCCAGCCTGATAGCCATTCAAATGATAAATATCGGTGACTTTTTGCAGCGGCTGGAACCGGTCATTATTTTCGTCTGGAGTTTTACTATATTGCTGAAACTGACTGTCGTCTACTATGTTTTTACCCTCGGCACAGCCCAGGTTTTCGGCCTCCGGGATTACCGTCCCCTGGTGCTGCCAGCCGGACTGTTAATAACCTTTTTAGCTATGAGCCTCTATGAGAATTTTTCCCAGATGTTAATTTTTGCCGGACGGGCCTTCCCCTTTTATTTTCTCCCTGCCTACCTGTTCTACCCCGCTTTATTGCTCCTGGTGGCTAAAATAAGAAAAATTAAAGGGTAA
- a CDS encoding spore germination protein: MRALLRLWRWLGRKKTSGGQLPGDDSRAVNHRLEVNIAYIKKAFGRSEDLVIREIELPGRKLALVYVETLIDRDVVQRDILRSLLALQTIPLPEDEAGFNRLLRARLTIGDLQEEQLWSKIITGLLDGKAVLIGEGFSRCLLLSVEGWEKRPVEEPVNEVSIRGPREGFAENLPTNISLIRRRLRAPELRFETMNLGRRTHTKVVICYLEGLALPGVLEELRRRLERIDIDGVLESGYIEELIEDAPFSPVPQLNRTERPDKLVADLLEGRIGVLTDGTPFALVLPGSLVSQLHAPDDYYERWPLSMGIRLFRFFGLFIALLLPSVYVAWTSYHQEMIPTPLAISIAAQRELVPYPAVVEALIMQVLFEILIEAGIRLPRAIGTAISIVGALVIGEAAVRAGLMSAAMVIVISATAIASFTIPTFGLSQAVRMLRLPMIFLAGVLGLLGIFAGLMALLIHLVSLRNFGEPYLSPLAPFIWEGHKDLVERVPWWAMHWRPVLPGRQDLRRIKPGLRPSTTARERKPGEELETYLGEEAGKSITTVTTPKKGRKKRKKGWIKI, from the coding sequence GTGCGGGCCTTGCTCCGCTTGTGGCGCTGGCTGGGACGTAAAAAAACATCCGGCGGGCAACTTCCGGGGGACGACTCCCGCGCGGTAAATCACCGTCTGGAGGTTAACATTGCGTATATCAAAAAAGCCTTCGGCCGGAGCGAAGACCTGGTGATCAGGGAGATAGAGCTTCCGGGCAGGAAACTGGCGCTGGTCTACGTGGAAACCCTCATCGACCGTGATGTGGTCCAGCGGGATATCCTGCGTTCCCTCCTGGCGCTACAGACAATACCCCTGCCGGAGGACGAGGCAGGGTTCAACCGGCTGCTCCGCGCCCGGTTGACCATCGGCGATCTCCAGGAAGAGCAACTCTGGTCAAAAATAATCACCGGCCTGCTGGACGGCAAGGCGGTTTTAATTGGAGAAGGCTTCAGCCGCTGCCTGCTGTTAAGTGTCGAGGGCTGGGAAAAGAGGCCGGTCGAGGAACCTGTTAATGAAGTTTCCATCCGCGGCCCCCGCGAGGGATTTGCAGAAAATTTACCCACCAACATCTCCCTCATCAGGCGACGGCTGCGCGCGCCCGAGCTCCGTTTTGAAACCATGAACCTGGGCCGGCGCACCCACACGAAAGTAGTCATCTGTTACCTGGAAGGCCTGGCTTTACCCGGCGTCCTCGAAGAACTCCGCCGCCGGTTGGAGCGCATCGACATTGACGGCGTCCTGGAGAGCGGCTATATAGAGGAACTTATTGAAGACGCTCCCTTTTCCCCCGTACCGCAGCTTAACCGCACGGAAAGGCCGGACAAACTGGTTGCCGATTTATTGGAAGGCAGGATAGGTGTTCTGACCGACGGAACGCCCTTCGCCCTGGTCCTGCCAGGCAGCCTGGTATCCCAGTTGCATGCCCCCGACGATTATTATGAGCGCTGGCCTTTAAGCATGGGGATCCGCCTTTTTCGCTTTTTCGGCCTGTTTATCGCCCTGCTGCTGCCGTCCGTCTATGTGGCCTGGACTTCCTACCACCAGGAAATGATACCCACGCCCCTGGCGATATCCATCGCCGCCCAGCGTGAGCTGGTGCCCTACCCGGCCGTTGTTGAAGCTTTAATCATGCAGGTGCTTTTTGAAATTCTCATCGAAGCCGGCATCAGGCTCCCCCGGGCCATAGGTACGGCCATCAGCATCGTCGGGGCCCTGGTTATCGGCGAAGCGGCCGTCCGGGCGGGACTGATGTCTGCGGCGATGGTTATTGTAATTTCAGCTACGGCCATCGCCTCCTTCACCATACCCACTTTCGGTTTGAGCCAGGCTGTGAGGATGCTCCGCCTGCCAATGATCTTCCTGGCCGGTGTCTTAGGCCTGCTGGGTATTTTTGCCGGCCTAATGGCGCTCTTAATCCACCTGGTGAGCCTGAGAAATTTCGGCGAGCCCTATCTAAGCCCCCTGGCGCCCTTTATCTGGGAAGGGCATAAAGACCTGGTAGAACGGGTGCCCTGGTGGGCCATGCACTGGCGGCCTGTACTACCCGGCCGGCAAGATTTGCGACGCATCAAACCGGGCCTGCGACCCTCTACCACGGCCCGGGAGAGAAAGCCCGGCGAAGAACTGGAGACGTACCTGGGCGAAGAAGCCGGGAAAAGTATTACTACCGTTACAACCCCGAAAAAAGGGCGAAAAAAAAGAAAAAAAGGGTGGATAAAGATTTAG
- a CDS encoding Ger(x)C family spore germination protein — MPKLKRLVLFTSILGAFALAFSAGGCWDRREINELAFLSCTAFDLEGGNRVLTSEFIRPSAAGGGERGGGETLPQRQALIVSNRNKTFLAIGREKALGLPRRAYLAHTAAVLVGEEMARYGIKEVLDFVDRNPEIRRTTLILLTRGPAREVLVRAQSGLEKTLGREITGLHKWVQVSGYGYIPNINDIFFDLSGDAGTTVLPVLELSPQPFPPILGPATATGGGIPAGRAGEPETLMTARLNGAGLFYHDKLVAWLDQEQTRGWAWVRNKVKSAMLALPRQENSLVSVNIISSRAEAAIDMQGGRPQGKIKIKVEGDLLEEQCYQDFTKEEAVKSLESRMAAQITSEISSALNQAKMAGTDVFGFGGALHRRYPEVWRQLEGRWNEEFKKLPVTISVEAKLRRTGMTGRPWQPGAR, encoded by the coding sequence ATGCCCAAATTGAAGAGGTTGGTGCTCTTTACATCTATCCTGGGGGCATTTGCGCTGGCGTTTTCTGCCGGCGGCTGCTGGGATCGCCGGGAGATAAACGAGCTCGCTTTCCTTTCCTGCACAGCCTTTGACCTGGAGGGCGGTAATCGCGTCCTGACATCTGAGTTCATCCGGCCCTCCGCAGCCGGTGGGGGAGAAAGGGGCGGTGGGGAGACCTTGCCCCAGCGACAGGCCCTCATAGTGAGTAACCGGAACAAGACCTTCCTGGCCATCGGGCGGGAAAAAGCCCTGGGGCTGCCCCGTCGGGCCTACCTGGCCCATACTGCCGCCGTCCTGGTGGGGGAGGAGATGGCCCGGTACGGCATAAAAGAAGTCCTGGATTTTGTCGACCGGAACCCGGAGATACGCCGCACCACCCTGATTTTACTTACCCGCGGCCCGGCGCGGGAGGTGCTGGTCAGGGCCCAGAGCGGCTTGGAAAAAACCCTGGGAAGGGAAATAACCGGCCTTCATAAATGGGTCCAGGTCAGCGGTTACGGATATATCCCCAACATTAACGATATTTTTTTCGATTTGTCCGGTGATGCGGGAACAACCGTCCTGCCGGTGCTGGAATTAAGTCCCCAGCCATTCCCGCCCATTCTCGGCCCCGCTACCGCGACGGGCGGCGGCATTCCCGCCGGGAGGGCTGGAGAACCGGAAACGCTAATGACGGCGCGCCTGAACGGCGCCGGGCTGTTCTACCATGACAAATTGGTGGCGTGGCTGGATCAAGAACAAACCCGCGGCTGGGCCTGGGTACGCAATAAAGTTAAAAGTGCCATGCTGGCTTTACCCCGCCAGGAAAACAGCCTGGTATCCGTAAATATCATCTCTTCCCGGGCCGAGGCCGCTATCGACATGCAAGGAGGCCGGCCCCAGGGCAAAATCAAGATCAAGGTGGAGGGCGATCTCCTGGAAGAGCAGTGCTACCAGGACTTTACCAAAGAAGAAGCTGTTAAATCGCTGGAAAGCCGGATGGCAGCCCAGATCACGTCTGAAATCAGCAGCGCCCTCAATCAGGCCAAGATGGCTGGTACGGATGTTTTTGGCTTCGGCGGCGCCCTCCACCGCCGGTACCCAGAAGTGTGGCGCCAGTTAGAAGGACGTTGGAACGAGGAATTCAAAAAGTTGCCTGTTACCATTAGCGTCGAAGCCAAACTACGACGTACCGGGATGACTGGACGTCCCTGGCAGCCCGGGGCGCGCTAG
- a CDS encoding ABC transporter ATP-binding protein translates to MILAVDGVEFSYNSHAVLRDIKFAVARGEFLAILGNNGAGKSTLLKCLNKILKPRRGTIMIEKDNIFNLSRLEVARKMGYVAQRYESGRVTVFDAVLLGRKPHIKWDVSPRDLEVVQRVLRVLDLEGFALRYLDELSGGELQKVIIARALAQEPGVLLLDEPTSNLDLKNQLEVLKTIKGAVKEQKLAAVVVMHDLNLALRFADKFLLLKNSTVFACGGMEIMTPENLTSVYGVPVTLARMGPIPVIVPLIPGGP, encoded by the coding sequence ATGATCCTGGCGGTAGACGGGGTGGAATTCAGCTATAACAGCCACGCCGTGTTGCGCGATATAAAGTTTGCAGTCGCACGGGGCGAGTTTCTGGCTATCCTGGGCAACAACGGCGCGGGGAAATCCACCCTGTTGAAGTGCCTGAATAAAATATTAAAACCCCGGCGCGGGACGATTATGATTGAAAAAGATAATATCTTTAACCTCAGCCGGCTGGAAGTGGCCCGCAAAATGGGGTACGTGGCCCAGAGGTACGAAAGCGGCCGGGTTACCGTCTTTGACGCCGTGCTTCTGGGCCGGAAACCCCATATCAAATGGGATGTTTCCCCCCGAGATCTGGAGGTTGTGCAAAGGGTTTTACGCGTCCTGGACCTGGAAGGGTTTGCTTTACGCTATCTCGACGAACTGAGTGGCGGCGAGCTGCAGAAGGTAATCATTGCCCGGGCCCTGGCCCAGGAACCCGGCGTCCTGCTATTGGATGAACCCACCAGCAATCTGGATTTAAAAAATCAGCTGGAGGTTTTAAAGACTATCAAAGGCGCCGTAAAGGAGCAAAAGCTGGCGGCTGTGGTGGTCATGCACGACCTTAACCTGGCCTTGCGTTTTGCCGATAAATTTTTGCTCCTGAAAAATAGCACCGTCTTTGCCTGCGGGGGAATGGAAATCATGACGCCGGAAAACCTGACCAGCGTTTATGGCGTGCCGGTCACCCTGGCGAGGATGGGGCCTATCCCGGTAATTGTTCCGCTTATTCCTGGGGGCCCATGA
- a CDS encoding FecCD family ABC transporter permease, with translation MHQLVMANVAQGYLKYTRRKILVIGLLILLSVLLGVYAINAGSAELTPVLVLQTLLGQVEGQAQVIIWNIRLPRVLGAFTAGVGLSVAGCVMQNILRNPLASPFTLGVSQGAAFGAAVAILALGAGSTHSTGADAVLINNPYLVTCSAFLGAMAATLIILFLARVKGVSPEAMVLAGVALGSLFSAATIILQYFASDVQVAAMVFWTFGDIGRASWRDLELMATVTGAGLLYFMANRWNYNALDSGEETAQGLGVPVEKIRLTGMFIASLITAAVVSFLGIIGFIGLAGPHLMRRVIGGDHRFLIPAAAVMGGFLLLASDTVARTVISPVVLPVGAITSFMGAPLFLYLLSRGYRKR, from the coding sequence GTGCACCAGTTAGTAATGGCAAACGTCGCGCAAGGCTATCTAAAATACACCCGGAGAAAGATCCTGGTCATCGGCCTCCTCATCCTTTTGAGCGTTTTGCTTGGCGTATACGCCATCAACGCCGGTTCGGCAGAGCTTACGCCGGTTCTGGTATTACAAACCTTACTGGGCCAGGTGGAAGGCCAGGCGCAAGTTATAATCTGGAATATCCGCTTGCCCCGGGTGCTGGGGGCCTTTACTGCCGGCGTGGGACTTTCCGTAGCAGGCTGCGTGATGCAAAACATCTTGAGAAATCCTCTGGCCTCGCCTTTTACCCTGGGCGTTTCCCAGGGAGCGGCTTTTGGCGCGGCTGTGGCCATCCTGGCCCTGGGTGCGGGCAGTACCCACAGCACCGGCGCCGACGCGGTACTCATTAATAATCCTTACCTGGTGACTTGTTCAGCCTTTCTAGGGGCCATGGCAGCTACCCTGATTATTCTTTTCCTGGCCAGGGTTAAAGGGGTTTCTCCCGAGGCCATGGTGCTGGCCGGGGTCGCCCTGGGTTCTCTTTTTTCCGCCGCAACAATCATTCTGCAGTATTTTGCCAGCGACGTGCAGGTGGCGGCAATGGTATTCTGGACCTTTGGCGATATCGGGAGGGCATCCTGGCGCGACCTGGAGCTGATGGCTACGGTGACCGGCGCTGGTTTGCTCTATTTTATGGCCAACAGGTGGAACTACAACGCCCTGGATAGCGGGGAGGAAACGGCGCAAGGGCTGGGGGTGCCGGTGGAAAAAATAAGGCTTACAGGGATGTTTATAGCTTCCTTAATTACGGCCGCGGTAGTTTCTTTTCTGGGCATCATCGGCTTTATCGGCTTGGCCGGCCCCCACCTGATGCGGCGGGTGATCGGCGGCGACCACCGTTTCTTAATCCCGGCTGCCGCCGTGATGGGCGGGTTTTTGCTCCTGGCCTCCGATACCGTGGCCAGGACCGTGATTAGTCCGGTTGTGTTACCGGTAGGGGCCATCACGTCCTTTATGGGTGCCCCTTTGTTCCTTTATCTTCTCTCCAGGGGGTACAGAAAACGATGA